One window of Nicotiana tomentosiformis chromosome 11, ASM39032v3, whole genome shotgun sequence genomic DNA carries:
- the LOC108946903 gene encoding uncharacterized protein codes for MSEEVDKSDWEWLVKEHFLYEKFKEKSMRNSVNRSKLIMPHRTGNKPIKEIINELVSKDGNPPDMTTIFFETHKKDDKLVEPETNKKYAEIQEVVQSEPSLTNIEVVERCFGHQCKSNVVGFRGGLTAKELKGVNSSKAARWMS; via the exons ATGTCAGAGGAGGTCGACAAGAGTGATTGGGAATGGTTGGTCAAGGAGCACTTCTTATATGAAAAGTTTAAG GAAAAAAGTATGAGAAACTCAGTGAATAGGTCTAAGTTGATTATGCCTCATCGTACGGGCAACAAGCCTATTAAAGAGATTATTAATGAGCTGGTAA GCAAAGATGGTAATCCACCAGATATGACGACTATTTTCTTTGAGACTCATAAGAAGGACGATAAGCTTGTCGAACCTGAAACTAATAAAAAATAT GCCGAAATTCAAGAAGTAGTACAATCCGAGCCGTCTCTTACAAATATTGAGGTTGTAGAAAGGTGCTTTGGACATCAATGCAAGAGCAATGTGGTTGGATTTAGGGGTGGACTAACCGCTAAGGAGTTAAAAGGTGTTAATTCCTCTAAGGCTGCACGTTGGATGAGCTGA